Proteins from one Juglans microcarpa x Juglans regia isolate MS1-56 chromosome 6S, Jm3101_v1.0, whole genome shotgun sequence genomic window:
- the LOC121237404 gene encoding nuclear/nucleolar GTPase 2-like → MTKAAKEKKVNISGKPKHSLDSNRKDGTDGSRSAATVRRLKMYNTRPKRNSAGKVLKNEFQSKELPNTRIQPDRRWFGNTRVVNQKELEFFREELQNRMSSNYNVILREKKLPLSLLNDRQKQSRVHLLDTEPFEDAFGPKTKRKRPKLLAADYESLVKKADGSQDVFEEKHAASASVEGNEEDGLRDLVRHTMFEKGQSKRIWGELYKVIDSSVVVVQVLDARDPQGTRCYHLERHLKEHCKHKHLILLLNKCDLIPAWATKGWLRVLSKEYPTLAFHASINKSFGKGSLLSVLRQFARLKSDKQAISVGFVGYPNVGKSSVINTLRTKNVCKVAPIPGETKVWQYITLTKRIFLIDCPGVVYQNSDSETDIVLKGVVRVTNLEDAAEHIGEVLKRVKKEHLARAYKIKDWDDENDFLVQLCKLTGKLLKGGEPDLTTVAKMVLHDWQRGKIPFFVPPPRQDESLEEPNIFGTDKDEGVESSEASAAFKAIANVISSQQQKTVPVQRDLFSENELKGDTDAPLPATEVETSKQLHPTMGDLPELLPATEDKISDQLPASES, encoded by the exons ATGACAAAGGCAGcgaaggagaagaaagtgaacaTCTCCGGTAAGCCGAAGCATTCACTGGACTCGAACCGTAAAGATGGGACCGATGGCTCGCGTAGCGCCGCCACGGTTCGGCGCCTCAAGATGTACAACACGAGGCCCAAGCGGAATAGCGCAGGAAAGGTCCTCAAGAACGAGTTTCAGTCCAAGGAATTGCCCAACACTCGAATCCAACCCGACCGCCGCTGGTTCG GGAATACTCGAGTTGTGAATCAGAAAGAGCTTGAATTTTTCCGTGAAGAACTTCAAAACCGGATGTCCAGTAACTACAATGTCATTTTGAGGGAGAAGAAACTACCCTTGTCCCTCTTGAATGATCGCCAAAAG CAATCCAGAGTTCATCTTCTTGACACTGAGCcttttgaagatgcatttggACCTAAGACTAAGAGGAAGCGCCCAAAGCTATTGGCAGCAGATTATGAGTCATTGGTTAAGAAAGCTGATGGTTCTCAGG ATGTCTTTGAGGAGAAACATGCTGCTAGTGCCTCAGTAGAAGGAAACGAAGAAGATGGACTTAGGGATCTGGTTCGGCATACAATGTTCGAGAAAGGTCAAAGTAAACGTATATGGGGCGAGCTTTATAAAGTAATTGATTCTTCAGTTGTGGTTGTCCAg GTTTTGGACGCAAGGGACCCACAAGGTACTAGATGTTACCATCTAGAGAGACATTTGAAAGAGCATTGCAAGCATAAACACTTGATTCTTCTGTTAAACAAG TGTGATTTGATTCCTGCTTGGGCAACAAAAGGATGGCTTAGAGTGTTATCCAAGGAATACCCTACTCTAGCATTCCATGCGAGCATCAACAAGTCTTTTGGCAAG GGTTCTCTTCTGTCAGTATTGAGACAATTCGCTCGGTTAAAAAGTGACAAGCAAGCTATATctgttggatttgttgggtatCCTAATGTGGGAAAATCTTCAGTTATTAACACACTGCGTACAAAAAAT GTTTGCAAGGTTGCTCCAATTCCAGGCGAGACTAAAGTGTGGCAGTATATAACCCTCACAAAGAGGATCTTCTTGATTGATTGCCCTGGGGTTGTTTACCAAAACAGTGACTCTGAAACAGATATTGTACTTAAGGGTGTG GTACGTGTCACAAATTTGGAGGATGCTGCTGAACACATTGGAGAAGTTTTGAAACGTGTAAAGAAGGAGCACCTGGCAAGGGCATATAAGATAAAAGACTG GGATGATGAAAACGACTTTCTGGTTCAGCTATGCAAATTGACTGGCAAGCTTTTGAAG GGTGGGGAACCTGACTTGACGACTGTGGCAAAGATGGTCCTCCACGACTGGCAGAGGGGTAAGATACCCTTTTTTGTGCCCCCTCCACGACAAGACGAATCATTAGAGGAACCCAATATTTTTGGTACCGACAAAGATGAAGGTGTGGAGAGTAGTGAGGCATCTGCAGCTTTTAAAGCCATTGCAAATGTTATATCATCCCAGCAACAAAAAACAGTCCCTGTTCAAAGGGATCTCTTCAGTGAGAATGAGTTGAAGGGTGACACAGATGCACCACTTCCAGCTACTGAGGTTGAGACATCCAAGCAGCTCCATCCCACAATGGGTGATTTGCCGGAGCTGCTCCCAGCAACTGAGGACAAGATTTCCGACCAGCTTCCTGCTAGTGAGTCATAG
- the LOC121237408 gene encoding uncharacterized protein LOC121237408 isoform X1 gives MEVSSVQHHQGDEEEFVLLDLNSVSGQLDIPSNAPYVLSGLDTLNPVLIIDDKLKLIGEYEETIGTCLVFTEEAAFITLVEPPYDRGTRSHIDLWLRMCAKSASLCRYYPSGSRRDRTIRSKPFLRKMYNRSKWSAKQGCKTSGTAS, from the exons ATGGAGGTAAGCTCGGTGCAACATCATCAAGGGGATGAAGAAGAATTCGTTTTGCTTGATCTCAACAGTGTTTCTGGGCAACTTGACATCCCGTCAAATGCACCATATGTTCTCTCT GGCCTGGACACATTGAATCCagtattaattattgatgaCAAATTGAAGTTG ATAGGTGAATATGAAGAAACAATTGGCACATGCTTGGTTTTCACGGAAGAAG CTGCCTTTATTACCTTGGTCGAGCCCCCATATGACAGAGGAACTAGAAGTCACATTGATCTCTGGCTAAGGATGTGTGCTAAATCCGCTTCTCTTTGCAGATACTACCCCAGTGGTTCACGAAGAGACAGGACCATCCGAAGCAAACCTTTTCTCAGGAAAATGTATAATAGATCCAAATGGAGCGCCAAGCAAGGGTGTAAAACCAGTGGCACGGCTTCATAA
- the LOC121237408 gene encoding general transcription factor 3C polypeptide 6 isoform X2: MEVSSVQHHQGDEEEFVLLDLNSVSGQLDIPSNAPYVLSGLDTLNPVLIIDDKLKLIGEYEETIGTCLVFTEEDTTPVVHEETGPSEANLFSGKCIIDPNGAPSKGVKPVARLHKILKFRLAPDADNQFATSEQTEQV, from the exons ATGGAGGTAAGCTCGGTGCAACATCATCAAGGGGATGAAGAAGAATTCGTTTTGCTTGATCTCAACAGTGTTTCTGGGCAACTTGACATCCCGTCAAATGCACCATATGTTCTCTCT GGCCTGGACACATTGAATCCagtattaattattgatgaCAAATTGAAGTTG ATAGGTGAATATGAAGAAACAATTGGCACATGCTTGGTTTTCACGGAAGAAG ATACTACCCCAGTGGTTCACGAAGAGACAGGACCATCCGAAGCAAACCTTTTCTCAGGAAAATGTATAATAGATCCAAATGGAGCGCCAAGCAAGGGTGTAAAACCAGTGGCACGGCTTCATAAGATTCTGAAGTTTAGATTGGCACCTGATGCTGACAATCAATTTGCAACATCTGAGCAGACTGAGCAAGTCTGA
- the LOC121237408 gene encoding general transcription factor 3C polypeptide 6 isoform X3 — protein sequence MEVSSVQHHQGDEEEFVLLDLNSVSGQLDIPSNAPYVLSGLDTLNPVLIIDDKLKLIGEYEETIGTCLVFTEEGEWFWFLVTCHTRFVCQEVKRDSEFPPTSINSKHICLYYLGRAPI from the exons ATGGAGGTAAGCTCGGTGCAACATCATCAAGGGGATGAAGAAGAATTCGTTTTGCTTGATCTCAACAGTGTTTCTGGGCAACTTGACATCCCGTCAAATGCACCATATGTTCTCTCT GGCCTGGACACATTGAATCCagtattaattattgatgaCAAATTGAAGTTG ATAGGTGAATATGAAGAAACAATTGGCACATGCTTGGTTTTCACGGAAGAAGGTGAATGGTTTTGGTTCCTTGTAACATGTCATACTCGGTTTGTTTGCCAAGAAGTTAAGAGGGATTCAGAATTTCCCCCCACTTCCATTAATTCGAAACATAT CTGCCTTTATTACCTTGGTCGAGCCCCCATATGA